A genomic region of Ewingella sp. CoE-038-23 contains the following coding sequences:
- the pepA gene encoding leucyl aminopeptidase has protein sequence MEFSVKSGSPEKQRSACIVVGVFEPRRLSPIAEQLDKISDGYISALLRRGELEGKVGQTLLLHHVPNILSERILLIGCGKERELDERQYKQVIQKTINTLNDTGSMEAVCFLTELHVKGRNTYWKVRQAVETSKESLYTFDQLKSNKTEPRRPLRKMVFNVPTRRELTSGERAIQHGLAVAAGIKAAKDLSNMPPNICNAAYLASQARQLADAFSTNITTRVIGEQQMKELGMNAYLAVGHGSKNESLMSVMEYKGNPNPDAKPIVLVGKGLTFDSGGISIKPAADMDEMKYDMCGAAAVYGAMRVVAELNLPLNVIGVLAGCENMPGGQAFRPGDILTTMSGQTVEVLNTDAEGRLVLCDALTYVERFDPELVIDVATLTGACVIALGHHITGLLSNHNPLAHELIGASEQSGDRAWRLPLADEYYEQLDSNFADMANIGGRPGGAITAGCFLSRFTRKYSWAHLDIAGTAWRSGKNKGATGRPVALLSQFLLNRAGLDGDD, from the coding sequence ATGGAGTTCAGTGTAAAAAGCGGTAGCCCGGAAAAACAGCGCAGTGCCTGTATTGTAGTCGGCGTTTTTGAACCTCGCCGCTTGTCACCTATTGCCGAACAGCTCGACAAAATCAGTGATGGCTACATCAGCGCCTTGCTCCGCCGTGGCGAACTCGAGGGTAAAGTCGGCCAAACTCTGCTGCTGCATCATGTTCCGAACATTCTTTCCGAACGCATCCTGTTGATCGGTTGCGGGAAAGAGCGCGAACTTGATGAGCGCCAGTACAAACAGGTGATCCAAAAAACCATCAACACCCTGAACGACACGGGTTCGATGGAAGCCGTCTGTTTCCTGACCGAATTGCATGTCAAAGGGCGTAATACCTATTGGAAAGTGCGTCAGGCGGTCGAAACCTCCAAAGAGTCGCTTTACACCTTCGATCAGCTGAAAAGCAACAAAACCGAGCCGCGCCGTCCGCTGCGTAAGATGGTCTTCAACGTGCCAACGCGCCGCGAATTGACCAGCGGCGAGCGCGCTATTCAGCACGGTCTGGCCGTGGCTGCGGGTATCAAAGCTGCCAAAGACCTCAGCAACATGCCACCAAACATCTGTAACGCGGCTTACCTGGCTTCTCAGGCTCGCCAACTGGCAGATGCGTTTAGCACCAACATCACCACCCGCGTCATCGGCGAACAGCAGATGAAAGAGCTGGGCATGAATGCCTATCTGGCAGTGGGGCATGGTTCTAAAAACGAATCCTTGATGTCCGTGATGGAATATAAAGGCAATCCGAATCCAGACGCTAAGCCTATCGTGCTCGTCGGTAAAGGTTTGACCTTCGACTCCGGCGGTATCTCCATTAAGCCTGCGGCTGATATGGATGAGATGAAGTACGACATGTGTGGTGCCGCAGCAGTTTACGGTGCGATGCGCGTGGTGGCCGAACTCAACCTGCCGTTGAACGTGATTGGCGTGTTGGCGGGCTGTGAAAACATGCCGGGTGGTCAGGCATTCCGTCCGGGCGACATTCTGACCACGATGTCCGGCCAGACGGTAGAAGTGCTCAATACCGATGCCGAAGGCCGTCTGGTGCTGTGCGACGCCCTGACCTACGTCGAGCGTTTCGACCCTGAGCTGGTGATTGACGTGGCGACCCTGACCGGCGCATGCGTGATCGCATTGGGTCATCACATCACCGGTTTGCTGTCTAACCACAATCCGCTGGCCCATGAGCTGATTGGCGCGTCCGAGCAGTCGGGTGACCGCGCGTGGCGTTTGCCGTTGGCCGACGAGTATTACGAGCAGCTGGATTCCAACTTTGCTGATATGGCGAATATCGGTGGCCGTCCGGGTGGTGCTATCACCGCAGGCTGCTTCCTGTCGCGCTTTACCCGTAAATACAGCTGGGCGCATCTGGACATCGCCGGTACGGCATGGCGTTCAGGTAAGAACAAAGGCGCCACGGGCCGTCCTGTCGCTCTCCTGTCTCAGTTCTTGTTGAACCGCGCAGGGCTTGATGGCGACGATTGA